DNA from Hevea brasiliensis isolate MT/VB/25A 57/8 unplaced genomic scaffold, ASM3005281v1 Scaf178, whole genome shotgun sequence:
tataataataataataataataataataataaattttatactaatttcactataattaataataaaaacatattattatatatataataattacgtGCTCTGTATAAAAGTCTCTCTTTGTTCTATTCTTGAGAGGCCCTCCTAGCTAATTAAATAAATCCCATTCCAACAAAGAtggttgtctttctttttcctcaattaataattatttccCCTTTGCATGTGCTTGAAATATCTTTTTAAAATttcaaggaaaggaaaaaaaaattctatactTTCTAGTTTTACCTGAAGTGTAATTCAAAAAATAGAATAAATTGAAAcgtctttattaaaaaaaaattaagaataaatttgGACTTAACGTGCTATTTTTTATTatagaataatattttaataaaatattttaataattttacttAACTTAAAGGAATGTAGAAATTAATTTCACTCTTAAATAGTTGTATTAGTGTTGTATCATAAAagtctttaaattttttatttaagtatCATTAAAATTTATGCCACATGCTATTACAAGTTTACATGTTAATTTATGGTTAAATTTCAATTTTCGTCCGTCAACTTGTGTAGCATATACtctcaactttaatttacataaaaaatattaaattttgatttaataaataaatgatttttaatacaAAATGCGTTCAATTATATTTTAAGATTGGATATATTATTTTGCTAATATAAAAAAAgattaaaaactataataacattgatctatacagaaaaaaaaaaaacttaattagagtttaatattattaaaatcctttaaacattaaaattgaattaaaaagtcatataaataaaataatattattaatttttctttaagaaaataataatataatttttaataagatAAATTACATAAATAATTACTTATCAATACTTACAAAAATATTAGAGGATTTtttcaattatgatttttatttttaaaaaaattgaaaataaatgaaattttaagctaaatttaaaattttgaaagaaaaaaatataaaaataatttattattaattattttttttaaaaaaatcaaagaaaaaaattaaaaagaagttttaaaatttttgtgaCATAAATCGATGGTACTTTTTGGTtagtagttttataatttttgtttatttatttattagtttaATTATTAGAACTTCGTTATAATATcagtatatatatattatattaattaataaaaattaaatgatttatatatgCTAAGTATAAGGTTAAGTTGGGCTCCCTAATTATAAATTTCTGAAAGTTATTAAGTTAAGTTTgtccaaattaatttataatattttaatttattttattttgcatGTTGGATCTTAATTTTAATGAGATCATGAATTTGAAAGCAGTAAAATTTACTATGAATTTCGTAGATTTTATGTTAATCCAAATTCTAATAACTATTCGGCCCATATAATTGGATAGTGACAACTATAATAATATCaaactatataaaaaaaatagaatatcgttaaaataaagtaaaataatatatattggaTTTTtccttatattaaaaaaaatcgaagaaattaagataaaataaatttaaatcctGTATATATTAATCTAAAATTGAATTAAGAagtcaaataaaaataatattattcatttctctttaaaataataataataataataataataattttaataagatAAATTTAAACAAATAATTATTATCAATACTTACAAAAGTATTTGAAGACtttttcaaatatgatttttattttaaaaaaattgaaaataaataaaattttaaattaactataaaattttgaaagaaaaattataaaataataataataataataatttattatttattatgaatttttctaaaaaaaaattagagaaaaaatatattaaaatgaaGTTTTATTTTGTGATGCAAATCACATTTGAGGACAATTGTGATGCACtcatttaaattgattaattgatGAGTGAAATTCAGCCACAAGTTAATTTACAAAACCATTATTATCAGGTAATCAGTAtcttaatgatattaaaattaaaatttagagattttttaatataaatttaaattaaaggacAATATTGATACAATTACTTAAATTGAGAGACTattcttaaaatttatttgaaatgttgagaattttaCCAAATAATCAACACAAAACTAGGGACATTGTACTCCACTCccaattttttttaagaaataaattttaacaaatttcctttaaaattaataagaccattttatttaaatttaatattaattcatttatttcgcaaaattgaataaaattaaaaatatgctAAAAAAAGTATTATATCATTTAATTGACCATTTTAAAATATTAGGTTATGTGGAATGGATTTCTTTTCATGATTTCAAATGACTCAATTGCCTAGTTCAGAAATTTTCTTAAACGCATGAATCCATCATGTGATGAAATGTTCCCATAATCATTCCATTCCAAAAATGGCGATGTAATCATTGTGATATAATAGGTAACTGTTGTTTGTCCATAATTTGTTTATATACAAAGCAAGCAAGCCCACCTCAAGTCCATAAGCAGAGCCACGTTCGCAGCTCCAGAGAAATGGATCGAGAAGAGGAAGCTCACGGGCAAACTCTAATTTTAGACCTCATATGAACAGTAGCTAACGGGCATAGCCTAGTGGCCATGATACCCTTTACATAAATTAGGTGTCCACTGTCCAGATTTCGAATCCCCATATTATAACTAAAAACCAGAAGCTCAGTTGACTGATCAAGAAATATTTTAAATGCAGTTGGTTTTAGAATTATGTCATGTCTTTCATTTGTCACTATACATTAATCTCACCGCTCTTGATGACGTGAGGTGGGTGCATCTAAGCAACTGGCTTTACATATAAAAGGACAAGGGCACCGGAAGTCCATAAGCAGAGCCATATTCTCAGCAGGTTTGAGCTACAGAGAAATGGATCAACAAGAGGAAGCATGTCTAGATGCCTTGATATTTTCTGGCTCTCATGTATTTCCTCTGGTTCTTCACACAGCTATCGAGCTAAATCTTTTTGATATCATAGCAAAAGCAGGCCCTGGAGCTTATGTTTCTGCTTCTGAAATTGCCTCTCAGCTTCCCACAACAAATCCTGATGCCCCTTCTATGCTTGATCGTATCCTGCGTCTCTTCGCCGCTCACTCTCTCCTCTCCTACACCTCACGAACTCTCGAAGATGGCAGGATTGAAAAACTTTATGGCCTAACACCTGCCTGTAAATTCTTTATTGGGGCTGTAGAAGAAGGCAATATCGCTCCCATATCTGCTCTTGCCTACCACAGAGCCACTTTGGAGGTTTGGTATGGAAAACAACCCTTTgtttcctttaatttttcttttgtttattTGACTCTAACTATGACTGAAACTCTGAGACTTCACATTCTTAGAGAATATCATGGATAGACCTGAAGGTAATTTCAATTATTGCGTTGATTTTGGTGTTACAGGTTACATATGAAGGACCTAATTCTTGAAGGTGGAAATCTGTTCAAGAAAGTTCATGGGATGTCTATATTCGAGTACATGAACAAAGATCCAGAATTCAACACCATCTTCAACCATGCAATGGCTGGTCTCTCTACAGTCATTATGAATGGAATTCTAGCAATTTACAAAGGATTCGAGGGACTCACTTCACTtgttgatgttggtggtggcactgGCAGGACTCTCAATATGATCATTTCCAAGTACCCTTCCATCAAAGGCATCAACTATGATCTCCCTCATGTGATCCAAACTGCACCACCTTATCCTGGTATACTGATAAAATTTAATGATcattgaagatttttttttttttttttgtcattttttcCGAATGAACTTTCATATACTGATTTATTTAGTTGGCTAATGAAGGGATTTTCTTAAGTGCAGGAATCCAGCATGTGGGAGGAAATATGCTCACAAGCATTCCACAAGCAGAAGCAATTATGATAAAGGTAACAAATTTATCGTGACtctgccctttttttttttcttctgttCAGGTCACTTTCATTGGGCTTCATATTGCATTTGTTATGGGTTGTTGGTTGGTGGTGGGTGTGTCTGGTGGTGGTGGGTGGAGAAAGAAATTAATAACCAACAATTATGTTAGAACAAAAATAAATGCAGAAAAATAAAGAAcatttttattgaatagaaaaaaaCAATCTGTATAACTCTCTTAATTCAAAGACTATTAATTGTGCTATTTATATAGCAAAAGTCTAACTAAATATAATAAAATCCCATGTAAATCTCAACACTTAgtcaaaattatattattattttaaaaattaaaatgcaacAACTTTAAAACCTATTATCCCTAAAATCTTGAAGGATATTATGAAGACTAAATCAATCCTGTTTGAATTAGGTTCTAACATTCTCTCCCTTAATTCAAACATGGACttgaaacaattttttttttttgaatggaGCACTTCTCTCCATCTAGCAATTTGAGTCTTGGAGCACTTCTCTCCAGTAGACAAATTTGTGTTTTAGAGCACTTCTCTCCAACTGATAATTTTGGTGCACTTCTCACCAATTGTTGATGCACTTTTCACCAACCTTTGCTTTTGATCTTCTTGGAGCACTTCTCTCCAATCTCTTCATTATTGATGCACTTCAAATTTTCTTGGAGCAGTTCTCTCCAATAACCCATGATAAATTTGTGTTTAAAGATTTCTCTTATTAGCCCATAAAATCattgaggctctgataccattgtTAGAACAAAAATAAATGTAGAAGaataaataacatttttattgaatagaaagaaACAATCTGTACAACTCTCTTAATTCAAAGACTATTAATTATGCTATTTATATAGCAAAAGTCTAACTAAATATAATAAAATCCCATGTAAATCTCAACACTTAGTCAAgattatatcattattttaaaaattaaaatgcaacAACCTTAAAACCTATTATCCCTAAAATCTTGAAGGATATTATGAAAACTAAATCAATCCTGTTTGAATTAGGTTCTaacaatattaatatatatatattgatgtttTGTATAGGATATATGCCACAACTGGAGTGATGAAAATGTGGTGAAAGTATTGAAGAACATTTATGAGGTGCTGCCAAATAATGGGAAACTTATAGTGATGAATGTATTATTACCAGAAGAACCAGAGACAAGCAAGGCTTCTCAATATGTTTCAAGACTTGACAATATCATGTTAACCCAACCTTCAGGCAAAGAGAGGACTGCAAGAGAATTTGAAGTCTTGACTAGAGCAGCTGGGTTCACAAACTTCAAAGTTGCTTGTGTTGCTCATGATATTTGGTCTGTCATAGAATCCTACAAGTAATTTATTTAATTGTAATAGCTACTACGATCGATGTTATATGATACAAATAATAAAATTGATCAAAAGTCGTGGTCTTAGCCATTGGATTATAAAAATTGCAATCATGGTCTTTGCTATTGAATTATGTAAGCAAGATAACAGAGTTGTTGGTAGGGGTAAGCATTCGGTtcgaaccaaaccgaaccgaaccaaattaaattataaaaatcaaattttaaattttagaaatcgaaccgaatcgaaagggtgaaaaatcgaatcgaactgaaccgctctatttcggttcggtGAGGTTTAAATCGatcgattttgatttttgattattttttaatttagatttgattttcaagttatttggtctaattttaactttggtttgaacctaataaccattaatcaatgaaattaaaccattaatatatatatatataattaaatataattcataaattttccataaaaataaatcaatttaaaaattgattcggtttgatttggttcgatttgaatatataaattactattcagttTGGTTCGGCTTAACcggtttttttctcttcaaaaccgaaccaaaccgaaataaccgaaatttctataatataaaatcgaaccgaactgattaaattttaaaatcgaaccgattgaatttAATTGactcggtttgattcgatttttttgtTTGAATCGAATTCTGCTCGGCCCTAGTTGTTGGCCAAGAAAAGTCAAAATATGACTTTTTATTGGCCTCAGGACTTGGTGCTGAAGtcaactttaaaattttaaatttataatcacTTAATTGGAATATTAATCTAACTTTTAAATAAGATTATTACAAGTTAGCCTTTCAAAATGATTgtaataatctaaattttttaaaattataataaataaattaaaaattaaaatttttcaggAATGAATCTGGATAGTATGTCTGTCCAGGTTCATTCtcagaaattcaaaaaaaaaaaaccagcagccCCCTTAAAAACTCTCTCTCCCGTCACTCTCCCTCCCCCTCCCTTTTTCTTCTGACCGGCGAGCCTCTAACCACCATGGCCGGCTGACGATAGGTCCCTCACCCTAGATGTCGCCAGCGCACCACCAGCTGGCCGGAGAAGCACCAGAAGCGACGGCAAGTgatggaggagagagaaaaatgtgCGCACAGTGGGCAGAAACTTCCAGGTGCGATTCCAATTTCattcgacgtccgatcgaggcgattaggtggcgttggaaagcttattCTGagggctttcttttgatacccatTTTGCAACATTTGGTGATCGGATGAGCGAGATATGGATGAGAAAAATTTcggatttttcaagctttttcgtcagattttGTATAATCCAACCATTAGATAGACGATTCGAGACCATTAGATAGACGATCCGAGACCATCTATGGActcaggaagaggagaggaacattatggtatgatcagatccggcagaTGTCGCAGGAGACCGGTGGCCGACCACCATGCCCGGTGGCTCCGGCTAGCTTtggggatgattcaacttccagaggtttcctcataaatttttgaaatttttgagacacagataagctttggttaagattattttcattatttcttagtCTGCAGTGCTTAAATGCAATGTtttttaaacaggaaaaattaaagaaaaattttaagaaaaatatataatgaaagtaaaattatttagagatgttttatggtatttgttgaatttttaagtgattttggaatatttttgaaatatatatgtgggttttagttagatttttaacaTCTAAGCATATAAGACCATCTGGATTtatggtatttaaattttatatgattggttgaagcttgaggatggaggtttaaatatgtgaatattgaattgggttgaattaagaatatgttagccattggaaacttatggaattgagtaatattcatgagtgattagaaaattacaattccttttgcGATAGCTTTATAGCTTTATTAAGGACCGcaaggcaaaattttagaatttttagagcttgtttgagtggatttttataaaatatcaattatatgaactaaaacgtaatttttcaagtttatgactattgtctgatttagagggcccaggaggggtcatATAATGTTGataagatgtgattgtggaaattgagaatttagaagtgttatttgaatctttttataGGTTTAGTAGGTCCTacgtataggggaaactctgccgaatttttgacataaattataattgtttacccaacctctacagtcgtctctggtgtactgtgagtaaaatattaattttaattataatttcaatattattatatgttgaagcatgcccatgcatcacttacaaatatgtatctatgtagttaaaccttaggcacgttttatattgcattcttaattgataaaGTGTCATTgatgttgtttatggtaatttggagcagtgtgcatgcgttggcgtgcgtgtagtgtgtggtattggatatggataggacaggtagacgtggcttgagagacactcgttggaACCTGATTCTCTTATGGATAAGTCGAGGTAGGCACGGCTCGAAAGACACTCGCTGGCCCCCCATTTGGTTCATTAAGCGAAAGCCCGGTTTGAGAGACACTAGCTGGTagatgttggattaagagagctgtataagggatcagctctcgtatatgtactgtttgaatattattgggtgtgtgtgtgctccaaattggctttttgctattatgatgtgactTGTAtggatatgtatgatggtgttgcatttcactgttAGACGCATTAGTTTtaaatagctatagaaattgtacttaaaattggtattttactttctgagccgaacgcttactcctgttcaccctattttttccaggctacaagagGAGACATTTTCAGAATAAtctgcttcttttctcgcaggttatcgatcattacttaattgtattattattctctaaatttgtaattagAACTCCGCATATACTAGCAGTAGCATTGATCTTGTTAGGAActgtatgaatttaagtttttgtattaataaatgaaaattttttatgatttttaaatagtttatgaatgatgtaacagggttgagctaggctcccctaattttaattTCTGATAATTATTAGGTTAAATTGGCacgaaataaaataatatttattcaatttaaattattttatatgcatattgggtatAAATTATGGGCTTGGTCATGGGTTTGGGAACAGTAAGACTTACTACGGGTTTCGGGGGCTTTATAccggctcaggtcctagtgcctattcggcccataggttgggtcctgACAATGATAATCATTAAGCTCTATTTGGATGGATGAAGAATGGGTAATTAAAACAAGCATAAGAAAGGGTAAGGAGGAggagaaaacaataaaaaaaatttcatgttTGGGAAAGCAAATTGATGGTAAGATAGAGAAaggtaatttatattttttatatttatacttgGGAAGAGCCGAAGAAAGTATAAATTTGAGaggtgaaaaaaaataaaataatttagctCTCACATCTTCTCTTTAAAAAATTGATATTTGAGGGATTAGACAAGTATCTTTACTTATCCTCAATGGTACATAAATCgtttttctttttttacttttatttacctCTTATTCATCCTCATCTAAACAGGCCATAAGGGTATGCCCTATACATTTGTGTAATATTGTCCACTTTGGTCACTTGATTTCATGGATTTGTCTTTTAGGCCTCCTAATTATCGGGCTAAATGCGCACTACATAGTTAGAAAAACATTGCCATTTTGaatatcttttattttttctccATTCTAACATGGAAcagttattttatttataattttttatttataagtttaattaatttataagtaaaattaaaccCTCTTAATATTATCTTACTAATATTTTTTATGAACCAAAACAAATGAATTATGACCCAAAACAGGTGCTTTGAAATAATTGAGGACTACGCTTATCC
Protein-coding regions in this window:
- the LOC110667558 gene encoding caffeic acid 3-O-methyltransferase — encoded protein: MVMVGASKQLALHIKGQGHRKSISRAIFSAGLSYREMDQQEEACLDALIFSGSHVFPLVLHTAIELNLFDIIAKAGPGAYVSASEIASQLPTTNPDAPSMLDRILRLFAAHSLLSYTSRTLEDGRIEKLYGLTPACKFFIGAVEEGNIAPISALAYHRATLEVWLHMKDLILEGGNLFKKVHGMSIFEYMNKDPEFNTIFNHAMAGLSTVIMNGILAIYKGFEGLTSLVDVGGGTGRTLNMIISKYPSIKGINYDLPHVIQTAPPYPGIQHVGGNMLTSIPQAEAIMIKDICHNWSDENVVKVLKNIYEVLPNNGKLIVMNVLLPEEPETSKASQYVSRLDNIMLTQPSGKERTAREFEVLTRAAGFTNFKVACVAHDIWSVIESYK